The following proteins come from a genomic window of Montipora foliosa isolate CH-2021 chromosome 2, ASM3666993v2, whole genome shotgun sequence:
- the LOC137987707 gene encoding LOW QUALITY PROTEIN: uncharacterized protein (The sequence of the model RefSeq protein was modified relative to this genomic sequence to represent the inferred CDS: inserted 2 bases in 1 codon; deleted 1 base in 1 codon), translated as MFSFSYFLLVNFDPTKGFIKADSKRSLTHFIMNHHXPSQAILTFLVNRGLLAARRRCSCGNQMVLRDDKSDDGYHCECPVKQCRKRRSIRAGSFFEDSKIPLWHWLYIIFLWSIDESNKKVSLLTGLSLRTVITALQRLRDIYSLKILHGNLKLGGQGKTIEIDRNQETGESFDTYLTALKALAKTCNFGSLKDELIRDRLVCGIRRNLN; from the exons ATGTTTAGCTTCAGTTACTTCTTATTGGTTAATTTCGATCCGACCAAAGGTTTTATAAAGGCTGATTCAAAACGTAGT TTAACTCATTTCATCATGAATCATCA GCCAAGCCAAGCTATTTTAACCTTCCTTGTGAACCGTGGCTTGCTGGCTGCTAGACGTAGGTGTTCTTGTGGAAACCAAATGGTTTTGCGAGATGATAAATCTGATGACGGTTATCACTGCGAATGTCCAGTTAAGCAGTGCAGAAAACGAAGGTCGATCAGAGCTGGATCTTTTTTTGAAGATTCAAAAATCCCACTGTGGCACTGGCTCTACATCATCTTCCTGTGGTCGATTGACGAGTCTAATAAAAAAGTATCGCTGCTAACCGGATTGTCACTGCGTACGGTCATCACGGCACTTCAGAGGCTCCGAGACATCTACTCTTTGAAAATTCTACATGGCAACTTGAAGTTGGGCGGCCAAGGAAAAACGATCGAGATCGACAGGAATCAAGAAACTGGGGAATCATTTGACACATATCTTACGGCCcttaaagccctggccaaaacATGCAATTTTGGTTCGCTAAAGGACGAGTTAATTCGAGATAGGCTCGTGTGTGGCATTCGCAGAAATTTAAATTGA